The proteins below are encoded in one region of Microbispora sp. NBC_01189:
- a CDS encoding glycosyltransferase family 4 protein, whose translation MRILHVSDCYLPRLGGIEVQVADLVRAQREAGHQVEVVTATPGEPLPGVHRVVANLPFDLPVHPRGTGHLLRIMASGRYDVAHVHTGAVSPFAWMGVRAAVRAGLPVVATVHSMWDPVTRGIYRALQGAFGWRRWGLVVSAVSEAAARPIREVAGPRVPVQVVSNGLDVTSWRPGPDGPVDGPVGRAVHVVAVGRLAPRKQPLRLLKLLEAARSRVPGEIVMRATIVGDGPARGRMERYLRERRMGWVSLPGRYTREQIRALLAAADVFVAPAPRESFGLAALEARAAGVPVVARAQSGVADFVRPGKEGLLGRTFDDLVASVVRLTRDSALRQSIAEHNRETEPVRCSWPAVLEGFARCYELARG comes from the coding sequence GTGAGGATTCTCCACGTCAGCGACTGCTACCTGCCGCGGCTCGGAGGCATCGAGGTGCAGGTCGCCGATCTCGTCAGGGCGCAGCGTGAGGCGGGTCATCAGGTCGAGGTGGTGACGGCGACGCCGGGGGAGCCGCTGCCCGGTGTGCACCGGGTGGTCGCGAACCTCCCGTTCGACCTGCCGGTGCATCCGCGCGGGACCGGCCACCTGCTGCGGATCATGGCGAGCGGGCGGTACGACGTCGCGCACGTCCACACCGGGGCCGTCTCGCCGTTCGCGTGGATGGGGGTGCGCGCGGCGGTGCGGGCCGGGCTCCCGGTGGTCGCGACCGTGCACAGCATGTGGGACCCGGTCACCCGGGGGATCTACCGGGCGCTGCAGGGCGCCTTCGGCTGGCGGCGCTGGGGGCTGGTCGTCAGCGCGGTCAGCGAGGCCGCCGCCCGGCCCATCCGCGAGGTGGCGGGCCCGCGCGTGCCGGTGCAGGTCGTTTCCAACGGGCTCGACGTGACCTCCTGGCGGCCCGGCCCGGACGGGCCGGTGGACGGGCCGGTGGGCAGGGCCGTGCACGTGGTGGCGGTGGGCAGGCTCGCGCCGCGCAAGCAGCCGCTGCGGCTGCTCAAGCTGCTGGAGGCGGCGCGCTCGCGGGTGCCGGGAGAGATCGTGATGCGCGCGACGATCGTGGGGGACGGTCCCGCCCGCGGGCGGATGGAGCGTTATCTGCGGGAGCGGCGGATGGGCTGGGTGTCGCTGCCGGGCAGGTACACCCGTGAGCAGATCAGGGCGTTGCTGGCGGCGGCCGACGTGTTCGTCGCCCCGGCCCCGCGCGAATCGTTCGGGCTGGCCGCGCTGGAGGCCCGCGCGGCGGGGGTACCGGTCGTGGCACGGGCGCAGAGCGGGGTGGCCGACTTCGTCAGGCCCGGCAAGGAGGGCCTGCTGGGCCGTACGTTCGACGACCTGGTGGCCTCGGTCGTCCGGCTGACCCGCGACTCCGCCCTGCGGCAGTCGATCGCCGAGCACAATCGGGAGACCGAGCCGGTCAGGTGTTCCTGGCCCGCGGTGCTGGAGGGCTTCGCCCGCTGCTACGAGCTGGCCAGGGGCTGA
- a CDS encoding BTAD domain-containing putative transcriptional regulator — translation MTPPTSPVTFRVLGPVGAHDGAAELDLGGLRQRAVLARLLAARGQVVPVDTLLFDLWADDAAKGAQSGLQVYISRLRRVLEPNRPRGGPNRLLVTVASGYALRAAPEQVDALRFEATVRSAGERLEENPQSARARLESALALWQGTPYSDFTDQSWAEAEVARLSELRLVARERHADAGLRMGLHAETVPDLEALTTEHALREEGWRLLALGLYRCGRQGDALAALRRARTILDDELGIDPGPALRKLESDILAQAPGLDLVLPAPRRPVEITATWPPRPVATGDAPPLEPEPFVGRDAELAALASAVPRAQAGRFTVAVVSGDPGAGKTTLVRRLFERLEHEGWIGATGGCPDSTATPPGWAWVEVLRTLISRRGAGEYAALLAPLLDDAAPDTGDDETSGGFRLHRAVGGYLSAVAREAPLLILLEDLHWADDQTLALLRALPSLLAASRVLIVVTCRDGELNDQQQDVLAALARLDPVRVGLGGLDDAAVAELVRATCVHEVDEEVVSTIVERAGGNPFFVKETARLFEAEADISEVPSGVRDVLRRRIARLPERAQQVLLQAAVIGRDVDVDVLVDVSGDEDAVVDAVEAALLAGLVTEPGPGKLRFDHDLVRDTIYSDASRLRRSRLHAAVASVIEQRSPNDVAALAHHYDAAGTVETSAQAVRYAGLAAEQAERRFAHREAATLWQQAIAAFDRAHTSRAHAGRGPVRNRLELQLRLIRALALCGDMTAARAHRGEAMAVALPFGDLELTARVAAALAVPHKGIARDFTRTAWEIVDVTEKALVELPAGEQSLRASLLATLALELEGSATERGYQASLEAEELARSSGDPALLAMALSGRLRQSYTLTQVDERETIGRELLRVGAESGQIAVQTLAHLVLLECAAARGAFAEADEHLAQAELLGRRYDLPAPAAVGAWYAGQRLMITGDYAGAERAYRNAARLTARAGMLEGRQDLPLIATFCLHLVDGRAAEMVDPLSEAHQRGAKWTLDAYAVALAAAGHDRDARVVATSREPVRTDFLYELTLIWRALAGMLLDDEGRMREAYEKLAPFHDRIAGAGTGVVALWPVAKTLGDLAVRLGLPSREHYEKALAVAERVGVPRWVAEAGAALGG, via the coding sequence ATGACTCCCCCGACGAGCCCGGTGACGTTCCGGGTCCTCGGGCCGGTGGGGGCGCACGACGGCGCCGCCGAGCTCGACCTCGGCGGGCTGCGGCAGCGGGCGGTGCTGGCCCGTCTCCTCGCCGCGCGCGGCCAGGTCGTGCCGGTGGACACCCTGCTGTTCGACCTGTGGGCCGACGACGCCGCCAAGGGCGCGCAGTCGGGCCTCCAGGTGTACATCTCCCGGCTGCGCCGGGTGCTGGAGCCGAACCGGCCGCGCGGCGGGCCGAACCGGCTGCTCGTGACCGTCGCGTCCGGCTACGCCCTGCGCGCCGCGCCCGAACAGGTCGACGCGCTGCGCTTCGAGGCCACGGTCCGGTCGGCCGGAGAGCGGCTGGAGGAGAACCCCCAGTCCGCCCGGGCCCGGCTGGAGTCGGCGCTCGCGCTGTGGCAGGGCACGCCCTACTCGGACTTCACGGACCAGTCGTGGGCCGAGGCGGAGGTGGCGCGGCTCAGCGAGCTGCGCCTGGTGGCCAGGGAACGGCACGCCGACGCCGGGCTGCGGATGGGCCTGCACGCCGAGACCGTGCCCGACCTGGAGGCGCTGACCACCGAGCACGCCCTGCGCGAGGAGGGCTGGCGGCTGCTCGCGCTCGGCCTGTACCGGTGCGGGCGCCAGGGCGACGCGCTGGCCGCCCTGCGCCGGGCCCGCACGATCCTGGACGACGAGCTGGGCATCGACCCCGGCCCCGCGCTGCGGAAGCTGGAGTCGGACATCCTCGCCCAGGCCCCCGGGCTCGACCTCGTGCTGCCCGCGCCCCGCAGGCCCGTCGAGATCACCGCGACCTGGCCGCCGCGCCCGGTCGCGACCGGGGACGCGCCGCCGCTGGAGCCCGAGCCGTTCGTCGGCCGCGACGCCGAACTGGCCGCGCTCGCCTCCGCCGTGCCCCGCGCGCAGGCGGGCCGGTTCACCGTCGCCGTCGTCAGCGGCGACCCCGGCGCGGGCAAGACCACGCTCGTACGGCGGCTGTTCGAGCGGCTGGAGCACGAGGGCTGGATCGGGGCGACCGGCGGCTGCCCCGACAGCACGGCGACCCCGCCGGGCTGGGCCTGGGTGGAGGTGCTGCGCACGCTCATCTCCCGCAGGGGCGCGGGCGAGTACGCCGCGCTGCTCGCGCCGCTGCTGGACGACGCCGCCCCGGACACGGGCGACGACGAGACGTCGGGGGGCTTCCGGCTGCACCGGGCGGTCGGCGGCTACCTGTCCGCGGTCGCCCGGGAGGCCCCGCTGCTGATCCTCCTGGAGGACCTGCACTGGGCCGACGACCAGACGCTCGCGCTGCTGCGCGCGCTGCCGAGCCTGCTCGCCGCCAGCCGGGTGCTGATCGTGGTGACCTGCCGCGACGGCGAGCTGAACGACCAGCAGCAGGACGTGCTGGCCGCGCTCGCGCGGCTCGACCCGGTGCGGGTCGGCCTCGGCGGCCTCGACGACGCGGCGGTGGCGGAGCTGGTCCGGGCGACCTGCGTGCACGAGGTGGACGAGGAGGTCGTCAGCACGATCGTGGAGCGGGCTGGGGGCAACCCGTTCTTCGTGAAGGAGACGGCCCGCCTGTTCGAGGCCGAGGCGGACATCTCCGAGGTGCCCTCGGGCGTGCGCGACGTGTTGCGGCGGCGGATCGCCCGGCTTCCCGAGCGGGCCCAGCAGGTGCTGCTCCAGGCCGCGGTGATCGGCCGCGACGTGGACGTGGACGTGCTCGTCGACGTCTCCGGCGACGAGGACGCGGTCGTGGACGCGGTCGAGGCGGCGCTGCTCGCCGGCCTTGTGACCGAGCCCGGCCCCGGGAAGCTCAGGTTCGACCACGACCTGGTCAGGGACACGATCTACTCCGACGCCTCCCGGCTGCGCCGGTCGCGGCTGCACGCGGCGGTCGCCTCCGTCATCGAGCAGCGCAGCCCGAACGACGTCGCCGCGCTGGCCCACCACTACGACGCGGCGGGCACGGTGGAGACCTCCGCCCAGGCCGTGCGGTACGCCGGCCTCGCGGCCGAGCAGGCCGAGCGGAGGTTCGCCCACCGCGAGGCGGCCACGCTGTGGCAGCAGGCCATCGCCGCCTTCGATCGTGCTCACACAAGCCGGGCCCACGCGGGCCGCGGACCCGTACGGAACCGGCTGGAGTTACAGCTGCGGCTGATCAGGGCGCTGGCGCTGTGCGGGGACATGACCGCCGCCCGCGCCCACCGTGGAGAGGCGATGGCGGTCGCGCTGCCGTTCGGCGACCTGGAACTGACCGCCCGCGTCGCGGCGGCCCTCGCGGTGCCGCACAAGGGCATCGCCCGCGACTTCACCCGTACGGCCTGGGAGATCGTCGACGTCACCGAGAAGGCCCTGGTCGAGCTCCCCGCGGGAGAGCAGTCGCTGCGGGCCAGCCTGCTCGCCACGCTCGCCCTCGAACTGGAGGGGTCGGCGACCGAGCGCGGCTACCAGGCGTCGCTGGAGGCCGAGGAACTGGCCCGGTCGAGCGGCGACCCCGCGCTGCTCGCCATGGCGCTGAGCGGCCGGCTGCGGCAGTCGTACACGCTGACGCAGGTCGACGAGCGGGAGACGATCGGCCGCGAACTGCTGCGGGTCGGCGCGGAGTCGGGCCAGATCGCCGTGCAGACGCTGGCGCACCTCGTGCTGCTGGAGTGCGCGGCGGCGCGGGGCGCCTTCGCCGAGGCCGACGAGCACCTCGCGCAGGCCGAGCTGCTCGGGCGGCGCTACGACCTGCCCGCCCCCGCCGCCGTCGGCGCGTGGTACGCCGGGCAGCGGCTCATGATCACCGGTGACTACGCGGGGGCCGAACGCGCCTACCGGAACGCGGCGCGGCTGACCGCGCGCGCGGGCATGCTCGAAGGCCGCCAGGACCTGCCGCTGATCGCCACGTTCTGCCTGCACCTGGTGGACGGGCGGGCCGCGGAGATGGTCGATCCGCTGAGCGAGGCCCACCAGCGCGGCGCCAAGTGGACGCTCGACGCCTACGCCGTGGCGCTCGCCGCCGCCGGCCACGACAGGGACGCCCGGGTGGTGGCCACGAGCCGGGAACCGGTCCGCACCGACTTCCTCTACGAGCTGACGCTCATCTGGCGCGCGCTCGCCGGGATGCTGCTCGACGACGAGGGCAGGATGCGGGAGGCGTACGAGAAGCTGGCGCCCTTCCATGACCGCATCGCCGGGGCGGGCACGGGGGTGGTCGCCCTCTGGCCGGTGGCCAAGACCCTCGGGGACCTCGCCGTACGACTCGGCCTGCCGTCCCGGGAGCACTACGAGAAGGCGCTGGCCGTGGCCGAACGGGTGGGCGTGCCGCGCTGGGTCGCCGAGGCCGGCGCGGCGCTCGGCGGATGA
- a CDS encoding D-alanyl-D-alanine carboxypeptidase family protein translates to MRNGVLIALTTVALVTAGAAAAPAAQAEAHAAPSVTAREAYLVDMTTGTIQFAKRETRRVPVASLTKVMTAYVVRRQARLDDVVTITKADVKHALAGGASAAGLRAGERLTVRDLLYALMLPSGADAAHALAERYGPGTAKFVARMNDTAKGLGLGDTRYANPDGLPSKGYSTARDQATLAVAALRDPVIASVARSPKRAVTKSRLHRAHVWRNTNELLKDGAAGLKTGYTRQAGYCLSFAVTRDDRTYVGVLLGERSDQARYTTARRLLAWIDEEGLALP, encoded by the coding sequence ATGCGTAACGGGGTACTCATCGCGCTGACCACTGTCGCCCTCGTCACGGCAGGGGCCGCCGCGGCGCCCGCGGCACAGGCCGAAGCACATGCGGCGCCGTCGGTGACGGCCCGCGAGGCCTATCTGGTCGACATGACGACGGGAACGATCCAGTTCGCCAAGCGGGAGACGCGGCGGGTGCCGGTCGCGAGCCTCACCAAGGTCATGACCGCGTACGTCGTCCGCCGCCAGGCCCGGCTGGACGACGTGGTGACGATCACCAAGGCCGACGTGAAGCACGCCCTGGCCGGCGGGGCCTCGGCGGCGGGACTGCGGGCGGGTGAGCGGCTCACCGTGCGCGACCTGCTCTACGCGCTCATGCTGCCCTCCGGCGCCGACGCCGCGCACGCCCTGGCCGAGCGGTACGGCCCGGGGACGGCGAAATTCGTGGCGCGGATGAACGACACGGCGAAGGGTCTCGGGCTGGGCGACACCCGTTACGCCAACCCCGACGGGCTGCCTTCCAAGGGCTACTCCACCGCCCGTGACCAGGCGACGCTGGCCGTGGCCGCGCTGCGGGACCCGGTGATCGCGTCCGTCGCCAGGAGCCCCAAGCGCGCGGTGACGAAGTCGCGCCTGCACCGGGCGCACGTGTGGCGCAACACCAACGAACTGCTGAAGGACGGCGCGGCAGGGCTGAAGACCGGCTACACCCGCCAGGCCGGATACTGCCTGTCGTTCGCCGTCACCCGCGACGATCGCACGTACGTCGGGGTGCTGCTGGGCGAGCGCAGCGACCAGGCGCGCTACACCACGGCGCGCAGGCTCCTCGCCTGGATCGACGAGGAGGGGCTCGCGCTGCCCTGA
- the cysS gene encoding cysteine--tRNA ligase, which translates to MGLRLYDTHRRAVRDFVPRIPGKVSIYLCGPTVVVPPHVGQLRSQVNFDILHRWLKSSGYEVLLCRNVTDIEDKIIGRSLSEGIPWWRITDPVHRAFVRAYAALGCLPPSVEPRATGHIPEMVEMIEELVAAGHAYEADGNVYFSVDSYPHYGSLSRQQARHLRAAEEHERGKRDPRDFALWKSAKPGEPVWHSPWGEGRPGWHLECSAMARRYLGTEFDIHGGGVNLMFPHHENEMAQSRAAGDAFARFWLHNGPVTQGGEKVRKHLRNPLALPALLDRVRPAELRYYLAAAHYRSPVEFSVDALDEAAAAYRRVERFVVRAGSDAAPPSVPLPTPLPTQFSAAMDSDLNVPQALAAVHAAVADGNAALAAGDRERAVRECRSARAMLNVLGLDPLSANWHRETHLQEVAGAVLRVVRNLASASARQGDHDRARAMEQHIETTLANRRQIEHPALIR; encoded by the coding sequence GTGGGTCTTCGCCTTTACGACACGCATCGCCGCGCCGTCCGCGATTTCGTCCCCCGAATTCCCGGAAAGGTGTCGATTTATCTCTGCGGCCCCACCGTCGTCGTTCCACCGCACGTGGGACAGCTCAGGTCGCAGGTGAACTTCGATATTCTGCACCGCTGGCTGAAAAGCAGCGGATATGAAGTCCTGCTCTGCCGGAACGTCACCGACATCGAGGACAAGATAATCGGCAGGTCGCTTTCCGAGGGAATTCCGTGGTGGCGGATCACCGATCCCGTGCACCGCGCCTTCGTACGCGCCTACGCCGCCCTGGGCTGCCTTCCTCCCAGCGTGGAGCCTCGGGCGACCGGGCACATTCCCGAGATGGTCGAGATGATCGAGGAACTCGTGGCGGCCGGGCACGCCTACGAGGCCGACGGCAACGTCTACTTCTCGGTCGACTCCTATCCGCACTACGGGTCCCTTTCCCGGCAGCAGGCCCGGCATCTGCGGGCGGCCGAGGAACACGAACGCGGGAAACGCGACCCACGCGATTTCGCGTTGTGGAAGAGCGCCAAGCCAGGCGAGCCGGTGTGGCACTCGCCCTGGGGCGAGGGGCGCCCGGGATGGCACCTGGAATGCTCCGCGATGGCCCGCCGGTATCTCGGCACGGAATTCGACATCCACGGCGGCGGAGTCAATCTGATGTTTCCGCACCACGAGAACGAAATGGCCCAGTCACGCGCCGCGGGAGACGCCTTCGCGCGATTCTGGCTGCACAACGGCCCGGTCACCCAGGGCGGCGAGAAAGTGCGTAAACACCTACGCAACCCGCTGGCCCTCCCGGCCCTGCTCGACCGCGTACGGCCGGCCGAACTCCGCTATTATCTGGCGGCCGCCCATTACCGGTCTCCGGTCGAATTCAGCGTCGACGCCCTGGACGAGGCGGCCGCGGCCTACCGGCGCGTCGAGAGGTTCGTGGTGCGGGCGGGCTCGGACGCCGCTCCCCCGTCCGTCCCCCTTCCCACCCCCCTTCCCACGCAGTTCAGCGCGGCGATGGACAGCGACCTGAACGTGCCGCAGGCTCTGGCCGCCGTCCACGCGGCGGTGGCGGACGGCAACGCCGCCCTGGCCGCCGGGGACCGCGAGAGGGCGGTGCGGGAATGCCGCTCGGCCCGGGCCATGCTGAATGTCCTCGGTCTCGACCCGCTCAGCGCGAACTGGCACCGCGAAACGCATCTGCAGGAAGTCGCGGGCGCGGTGCTGCGGGTGGTTCGCAATCTCGCCTCCGCCAGCGCCCGGCAGGGTGATCACGATCGTGCGCGGGCCATGGAACAGCACATCGAGACGACGCTCGCTAATCGCCGCCAAATCGAGCACCCCGCTCTTATCAGATAG
- a CDS encoding lysylphosphatidylglycerol synthase domain-containing protein, which translates to MILREEEPGTLADRQTGGDRRPDWGHSRVNRKWLQIALSAVSLGLAVALVVYLPHIVHTLTGATVSWHEIGRRFGGLGWQTIALMTLLWLASLLAYTYVMTSALPGLTHPQALTLNAAGSAVSNLLPFGGAAGVALTFGMTRGWGFANRPIVVYTLVTGIWNSLFRFILPAVGIACLLIAGKATNPTVAKAGWAGAVSILALVAVVAAALYWDRAAAVLGRALDRIVRLAPRRFRPAERAASAAIERLRRDTAGIIHTRWAGLSLGMVAFLVLQCLIMAACMVATDSYPGPAETVAVFALSRVLTTALVTPSGAGIMEGGVAALLIGAFGQPAGGATAAAVLFGFWTYTIEIPWGGLALGGWALLRRREARAAGPGTAPDADPDPDTNPGTSPGTDTDTDPGTAAARPSRAL; encoded by the coding sequence GTGATCCTCCGTGAGGAGGAGCCGGGCACCCTCGCGGACCGGCAGACTGGAGGCGACCGGAGACCGGACTGGGGGCATTCGCGGGTGAACAGGAAGTGGCTGCAGATAGCGCTGTCCGCGGTGTCGCTCGGGCTGGCCGTGGCCCTGGTGGTCTACCTGCCGCATATCGTGCACACGCTGACCGGCGCCACCGTGAGCTGGCACGAGATCGGCCGGCGGTTCGGCGGCCTCGGCTGGCAGACCATCGCGCTGATGACCCTGCTCTGGCTGGCCAGCCTGTTGGCGTACACGTACGTGATGACCTCAGCCCTGCCCGGCCTCACCCACCCGCAGGCGCTCACGCTCAACGCGGCCGGCAGCGCGGTGAGCAACCTGCTGCCGTTCGGCGGCGCGGCCGGGGTGGCCCTGACGTTCGGCATGACCCGCGGCTGGGGCTTCGCGAACCGGCCGATCGTCGTCTACACGCTGGTCACCGGCATCTGGAACTCGCTGTTCCGGTTCATCCTGCCGGCCGTGGGGATCGCCTGCCTGCTGATCGCGGGCAAGGCCACCAACCCCACCGTCGCCAAGGCGGGCTGGGCCGGCGCGGTCTCGATCCTCGCGCTGGTGGCCGTGGTCGCGGCCGCGCTCTACTGGGACCGCGCCGCCGCCGTGCTCGGCCGCGCGCTCGACCGGATCGTACGGCTCGCGCCCCGGCGGTTCCGCCCGGCCGAGCGCGCGGCGTCGGCGGCGATCGAACGGCTCCGCAGGGACACGGCCGGCATCATCCACACCCGCTGGGCCGGGCTGTCGCTGGGGATGGTCGCGTTCCTGGTGCTGCAGTGCCTGATCATGGCCGCCTGCATGGTCGCCACCGACTCCTATCCCGGGCCGGCCGAAACCGTGGCCGTGTTCGCGCTGAGCCGCGTCCTCACCACCGCCCTCGTCACGCCCAGCGGGGCGGGGATCATGGAGGGCGGCGTCGCCGCCCTGCTGATCGGGGCGTTCGGCCAGCCCGCGGGCGGGGCCACCGCCGCGGCCGTCCTGTTCGGCTTCTGGACGTACACGATCGAGATCCCGTGGGGCGGGCTCGCGCTCGGCGGCTGGGCGTTGCTGCGCAGGCGGGAGGCGCGGGCCGCGGGCCCGGGAACGGCCCCGGACGCCGACCCCGACCCCGACACCAACCCCGGCACGAGCCCCGGCACCGACACCGACACCGACCCGGGCACGGCCGCCGCGCGGCCCTCCCGCGCCCTCTGA
- a CDS encoding DedA family protein: protein MRIPDPTAASVFGLPLWLVVAVGAVALFGAFQAYYWIGRRLGDALHRSRVGRRIGRERIERVEGVVRRWGALAVYGCFWVPGLRHTLPWVAGALRVDYRWYLVASALGCLTWVPVTSFGLYSLLWAWLSLAARSPALAAAAVLAAAVAVALLLRRRRNRSGAPAPEAVRSCRDA from the coding sequence GTGCGAATCCCTGACCCTACGGCGGCCTCGGTGTTCGGCCTGCCTCTGTGGCTGGTCGTCGCGGTCGGCGCGGTCGCCCTGTTCGGCGCGTTCCAGGCGTACTACTGGATCGGCCGCAGGCTCGGCGACGCCCTCCACCGCTCCCGGGTGGGCCGCAGGATCGGCCGGGAGCGGATCGAGCGCGTGGAGGGCGTGGTGCGCCGGTGGGGCGCGCTCGCCGTGTACGGCTGCTTCTGGGTGCCCGGGCTCCGGCACACCCTGCCGTGGGTGGCCGGCGCGCTGCGGGTGGACTACCGCTGGTATCTGGTGGCGAGCGCTCTCGGCTGCCTGACCTGGGTGCCGGTGACCTCCTTCGGTCTCTACTCGCTCCTGTGGGCCTGGCTGTCGCTCGCGGCCCGGTCCCCGGCGCTGGCGGCCGCCGCCGTGCTGGCTGCGGCGGTGGCGGTGGCGCTGCTCCTGCGGCGCCGGAGGAACCGGTCCGGCGCACCCGCCCCCGAAGCCGTGCGATCATGTCGGGATGCGTAA
- a CDS encoding RNA methyltransferase — MVIPVEDAADARLADYVRLRDVDLRRSVESERGLFVAEGEKVIRRAIGAGHPVRSVLTTAKWLDALADVVGGTTVYLVSDEVMEGVTGFPVHRGALAAMERTELPSVGALLTDAERILVLEDLVDHGNVGAIFRCAAALGVGAIVLSPRCADPLYRRAVKVSMGAVFAIPYARMIDWHGGLAEVRAAGFRLLALTPDQSAVPLDEAPLSGRVALMLGSEGDGLSSHWLREADQPVCIPMSPRAMDLGVDSLNVVAAAAVACHGLLRNSLTGRLTG, encoded by the coding sequence ATGGTCATCCCGGTCGAGGACGCCGCCGACGCCCGTCTGGCGGATTATGTTCGGTTGCGTGACGTCGACCTGCGCAGGAGCGTGGAAAGCGAGCGCGGGCTGTTCGTCGCCGAGGGCGAGAAGGTGATCAGGCGCGCGATCGGGGCCGGCCATCCGGTGCGTTCGGTGCTCACCACGGCCAAGTGGCTCGACGCGCTGGCCGACGTCGTCGGGGGAACCACCGTGTATCTCGTCTCCGACGAGGTGATGGAGGGGGTCACCGGTTTCCCGGTGCACCGGGGCGCGCTCGCCGCCATGGAACGGACGGAACTGCCCTCCGTCGGCGCCCTCCTGACGGACGCCGAAAGGATCCTCGTCCTGGAGGACCTGGTCGACCACGGCAACGTGGGGGCGATCTTCCGCTGCGCCGCTGCGCTCGGCGTCGGCGCGATCGTGCTGTCGCCGCGCTGCGCGGACCCCCTCTACCGCAGGGCGGTCAAGGTGTCGATGGGCGCGGTGTTCGCCATCCCGTACGCCCGGATGATCGACTGGCACGGCGGGCTGGCGGAGGTCAGGGCGGCCGGGTTCCGCCTGCTGGCGCTCACGCCGGACCAGTCGGCGGTGCCGCTGGACGAGGCCCCGCTGTCCGGCCGGGTCGCCCTGATGCTCGGCTCCGAGGGCGACGGGCTGTCGTCCCACTGGCTGCGCGAGGCCGACCAGCCCGTCTGCATCCCGATGAGCCCGCGGGCGATGGACCTCGGCGTCGACTCGCTCAACGTGGTCGCCGCCGCGGCCGTCGCCTGCCACGGCCTGCTCAGAAACTCGCTCACGGGCCGACTCACGGGCTGA
- a CDS encoding DUF427 domain-containing protein gives MEPTKRGRVRVEPTAKRVRVYAEGLPVADTTRALMVWEGPYYPTYYFPVEDVRMDALKATGETRHSPSRGDAPVHDVAGRPGAALVHGDDAPLEEIRGHVRFEWDAMDNWFEEDEEVFVHARDPYTRVDVLASSRHVRIEVGGVTVADSRGPRILFETGLPPRYYLPKTDVRLDLLRPSETVTRCPYKGRAEYWSVGEDEPGRDLVWSYPTPLPESQKISGLVAFCDEKVDVYVDGVLQPRPKTKFS, from the coding sequence ATGGAGCCGACGAAACGGGGCCGTGTCCGGGTGGAGCCGACGGCCAAGCGCGTGCGCGTCTATGCCGAGGGACTGCCGGTGGCCGACACCACCCGCGCCCTGATGGTCTGGGAGGGTCCCTACTACCCGACGTACTACTTCCCGGTGGAGGACGTCCGCATGGACGCGCTCAAGGCCACCGGCGAGACGCGGCACTCGCCGAGCCGGGGCGACGCGCCGGTCCACGACGTGGCCGGCAGGCCGGGCGCCGCCCTGGTCCACGGCGACGACGCGCCGCTGGAGGAGATCCGCGGGCACGTCCGCTTCGAATGGGACGCGATGGACAACTGGTTCGAGGAGGACGAGGAGGTCTTCGTGCACGCCCGTGACCCCTACACACGGGTGGACGTCCTCGCGAGCTCGCGCCACGTCCGCATCGAGGTGGGCGGCGTCACCGTCGCCGACTCGCGCGGCCCGCGCATCCTGTTCGAGACCGGCCTGCCCCCGCGCTACTACCTGCCGAAGACAGACGTACGGCTGGACCTGCTCCGCCCGTCGGAGACCGTGACGCGCTGCCCGTACAAGGGGCGGGCGGAGTACTGGTCGGTCGGCGAGGACGAGCCGGGCAGGGACCTCGTCTGGTCGTATCCCACCCCGCTCCCGGAGTCACAGAAGATCTCCGGCCTGGTCGCCTTCTGCGACGAGAAGGTGGACGTCTACGTCGACGGCGTCCTCCAGCCCCGCCCGAAGACCAAGTTCTCCTGA
- a CDS encoding PIG-L family deacetylase: MSTAVFFHAHPDDEALLTAGTMAMLADEGHRVVLVVATAGERGLAELPRGDELGRTRMDELYRSAAALGCARVVLLGYGDSGLAIDGGVADDRSDNAFIDADVEDAAQRLAAVLKEEAAGLLTIYDPAGGYGHPDHVQVYRVGSRAAEIAGTPIVLEATVDRDLLLRGVRLAARFYPAIDVRSFERAYSPREAITHRVSVRRYAKAKRASMAAHASQATGGDGDRTLGAMLRIPGPAYRFVFGTEWYVRRGLPRGTRLRHPFDSP; this comes from the coding sequence ATGAGCACAGCGGTGTTCTTCCACGCCCATCCCGACGACGAGGCGCTGCTGACCGCCGGGACCATGGCGATGCTGGCCGACGAGGGACACCGGGTGGTGCTCGTCGTCGCGACCGCCGGAGAGCGCGGCCTCGCCGAACTGCCCAGGGGCGATGAGCTGGGCAGAACCAGAATGGACGAGCTGTACCGGTCGGCCGCGGCCCTCGGCTGCGCCCGGGTCGTGCTGCTCGGCTACGGCGACTCCGGCCTGGCGATCGACGGCGGCGTGGCCGACGACCGGTCCGACAACGCGTTCATCGACGCCGACGTCGAGGACGCGGCGCAGCGGCTGGCTGCGGTCCTCAAGGAGGAGGCGGCCGGCCTGCTCACGATCTACGACCCGGCCGGGGGCTACGGCCACCCCGACCACGTGCAGGTCTACCGGGTCGGCAGCCGCGCCGCCGAGATCGCCGGCACGCCCATCGTGCTGGAGGCGACGGTCGACCGCGACCTGCTGCTCAGGGGCGTACGGCTGGCCGCCCGGTTCTACCCGGCGATCGACGTACGAAGCTTCGAGCGGGCGTACTCGCCGCGCGAGGCGATCACCCACCGGGTCAGCGTACGCAGGTACGCGAAGGCGAAGCGGGCGTCGATGGCGGCCCACGCCAGCCAGGCGACCGGCGGCGACGGCGACCGCACGCTGGGGGCCATGCTGAGGATCCCCGGCCCCGCCTACCGCTTCGTCTTCGGCACCGAGTGGTACGTCCGCCGGGGGCTGCCCAGAGGCACCCGCCTCCGGCATCCGTTCGACTCCCCCTAA